The Pochonia chlamydosporia 170 chromosome 1, whole genome shotgun sequence genome window below encodes:
- a CDS encoding PP-loop ATPase superfamily protein (similar to Neosartorya fischeri NRRL 181 XP_001265193.1) encodes MPPAACLRCGNRAVIKRPKNHHKLCKECFLSVFEDEVHHTITSSKLFHPGERVAIGASGGKDSTVLASVMKTLNERHNYGLDLVLLSVDEGIKGYRDDSLETVKRNAVQYEMPLQIVGYDELYGWTMDQVVETIGKKGNCTYCGVFRRQALDRGAKMLSIRHVITGHNADDVAETVLMNLLRGDLPRLSRSTSIITGSSSSEVKRSKPLKYAYEKEIVLYAHHKKLDYFSTECIYSPEAFRGTARTLIKSLEKVRPSAILDIVRSGEDMARLTPDKGQDACGCDEDEAIGGCGSANGRTSGSELAQMEARLKVKQRSTELETEISANGTSADDGSVKLPIRGGRRQKEKPVGPLQTLGQCIKCGYMSSQEMCQACTLLESLNKNRPEVSI; translated from the coding sequence CTGCCTTCGGTGTGGCAACCGGGCAGTCATAAAACGACCAAAGAACCACCACAAACTATGCAAGGAATGTTTTCTATCAGTATTCGAAGATGAGGTGCATCACACAATTACCTCGTCTAAGCTCTTCCACCCAGGCGAAAGGGTCGCAATAGGCGCATCAGGCGGGAAAGATTCAACCGTCTTGGCATCAGTGATGAAGACATTGAATGAGAGACACAACTATGGCCTTGACTTGGTACTCTTGAGTGTCGACGAAGGTATCAAAGGATATCGGGATGACTCACTCGAGACAGTCAAGCGAAACGCTGTTCAGTATGAGATGCCATTACAAATCGTGGGTTACGATGAGCTGTATGGGTGGACTATGGATCAAGTAGTTGAAACCATaggaaagaaaggaaactgCACATACTGTGGCGTTTTCCGTCGACAAGCACTTGATCGTGGCGCCAAAATGCTAAGCATCAGGCATGTTATCACTGGACACAACGCCGATGACGTCGCTGAGACGGTTCTCATGAACTTATTGAGAGGTGACCTACCTCGCTTATCACGGAGCACGAGTATAATTACCGGCAGCTCTTCGAGCGAGGTgaagagaagcaagccacTGAAATATGCATATGAGAAGGAGATTGTGCTCTATGCACACCACAAGAAGCTGGATTACTTCAGCACGGAATGTATCTACAGCCCAGAAGCCTTCCGTGGGACTGCCCGAACCCTTATTAAAAGCTTGGAGAAGGTACGTCCAAGTGCAATATTAGACATTGTAAGGAGCGGAGAAGATATGGCACGGCTCACGCCGGACAAGGGCCAAGATGCATGTGGATgcgacgaagacgaggcTATAGGAGGATGTGGATCGGCGAATGGGCGAACATCAGGGAGCGAGCTCGCACAAATGGAGGCCAGATTGAAGGTAAAGCAAAGGTCAACAGAACTCGAGACTGAAATCAGTGCCAATGGCACGTCAGCCGATGACGGATCTGTCAAGCTGCCTATCCGTGGTGGCAGACGGCAAAAGGAGAAACCAGTCGGCCCTTTGCAAACCCTCGGCCAATGCATCAAGTGCGGATACATGTCCAGCCAAGAGATGTGCCAGGCTTGTACGTTGCTGGAGAGCCTGAACAAGAATCGGCCTGAAGTTTCAATATAG